The following are from one region of the Salinirussus salinus genome:
- a CDS encoding competence/damage-inducible protein A, producing MDAALLTVGDELLAGDTENTNATWLARQLAERGVTVQRILVVPDDRATITRHVREYSEGFDAVLVTGGIGGTPDDVTMEAVADAFDRGLVVDDLALEDIEDTLEQVEASIPELDIDIEAEASIPDGARPLINGEGLAPGAVLENVYVMPGIPRELKAMFEDVAGEFDGDAVSRFLYTVEPEANIVGALEDVESEFDVMVGCYPDRDAGHNRLKLTATSRTAIDAAAEWLLETLDASETPVERDWEA from the coding sequence ATGGACGCTGCACTCCTGACCGTCGGCGACGAACTGCTCGCGGGGGACACCGAGAACACGAACGCGACGTGGCTCGCCCGCCAGCTCGCGGAGCGTGGCGTCACCGTCCAGCGGATCCTCGTGGTGCCGGACGACCGCGCGACCATCACCCGCCACGTCCGCGAGTACAGCGAGGGCTTCGACGCCGTCCTCGTCACCGGCGGCATCGGCGGCACGCCCGACGACGTGACCATGGAGGCCGTCGCCGACGCCTTCGACCGGGGGCTGGTCGTCGACGACCTCGCGCTGGAGGACATCGAAGACACCCTGGAGCAGGTCGAGGCCTCGATCCCCGAACTGGACATCGACATCGAGGCCGAGGCGAGTATCCCCGACGGCGCCCGCCCGCTGATAAACGGCGAGGGGCTCGCGCCCGGCGCGGTCCTCGAGAACGTCTACGTCATGCCGGGGATCCCCCGGGAGCTGAAGGCGATGTTCGAGGACGTCGCCGGGGAGTTCGACGGGGACGCGGTCTCGCGGTTTCTCTACACCGTCGAGCCCGAGGCGAACATCGTCGGCGCCCTGGAGGACGTGGAGTCGGAGTTCGACGTGATGGTCGGCTGTTACCCCGACCGCGACGCCGGCCACAACCGCCTGAAGCTCACCGCGACCAGCCGGACCGCGATCGACGCGGCCGCGGAGTGGCTGCTGGAGACGCTGGACGCCAGCGAGACGCCCGTCGAGCGCGACTGGGAGGCCTGA
- the ribB gene encoding 3,4-dihydroxy-2-butanone-4-phosphate synthase: protein MSKGEQAGVTAAIGAFREGRPVCIHDAADREGETDLVYPAGAVTPEAVARLRNDAGGLVCVAVSDAVADTFGLPFLQEHIDHPAAADHELAYDDRSSFSLPVNHRDTRTGITDEDRALTIRELGAAAADPASADFASDFRTPGHVHLLRAAPGLLADRRGHTELGVALTEAAGVAPAVVVCEMLDDTTGGALSPSAAADYARRHDVPYVEGRDLVAQLG, encoded by the coding sequence ATGTCGAAGGGTGAGCAGGCTGGCGTGACTGCGGCAATCGGGGCTTTCCGGGAGGGGCGGCCGGTCTGCATCCACGACGCCGCCGACCGCGAGGGCGAGACCGACCTCGTCTACCCCGCCGGCGCCGTCACGCCGGAGGCCGTCGCCCGCCTGCGAAACGACGCCGGCGGGCTGGTCTGTGTCGCCGTCTCGGACGCGGTCGCGGATACCTTCGGCCTCCCGTTCCTCCAGGAGCACATCGACCACCCCGCGGCCGCCGACCACGAGCTCGCCTACGACGACCGCTCCTCCTTCTCGTTGCCGGTCAACCACCGCGACACCCGGACGGGGATCACCGACGAGGACCGCGCGCTCACCATCCGGGAACTGGGCGCTGCGGCCGCCGACCCCGCGAGCGCGGACTTCGCGAGCGACTTCCGGACACCCGGCCACGTCCACCTCCTCCGTGCGGCCCCGGGCCTGCTCGCGGACCGCCGGGGCCACACCGAACTCGGGGTCGCCCTCACGGAGGCAGCCGGCGTGGCTCCCGCGGTCGTGGTCTGTGAGATGCTCGACGACACTACCGGCGGGGCGCTCTCGCCGTCCGCCGCCGCCGACTACGCCCGCCGCCACGACGTCCCCTACGTCGAGGGCCGGGACCTGGTCGCACAGCTCGGGTAA
- a CDS encoding CDP-2,3-bis-(O-geranylgeranyl)-sn-glycerol synthase: MDAVATVATALWAMLPAYVPNNAAVLFGGGPPIDGGRTMGGRRLLGDGKTWRGTAAGWLAGVGVGLLLRELRDPVSDALGVALPTLPLAAALALPLGAMLGDIGASFLKRRTGRERGAPFPGVDQLDFVVGALLLGAVAAPSWFFETFTLPVLAVVLVITPVLHVITNAIAYVLGLKSEPW, translated from the coding sequence ATGGACGCGGTCGCGACGGTCGCCACGGCGCTGTGGGCGATGTTACCTGCATACGTCCCCAACAACGCCGCCGTCCTGTTCGGGGGCGGCCCCCCCATCGACGGCGGGCGGACGATGGGCGGTCGGCGCCTGCTCGGCGACGGCAAGACCTGGCGGGGGACCGCCGCCGGCTGGCTCGCCGGGGTCGGGGTGGGGCTGCTGTTGCGGGAGCTCCGAGACCCCGTCAGCGACGCGCTCGGGGTCGCGCTCCCGACACTCCCGCTCGCGGCGGCACTCGCCCTCCCTCTGGGAGCGATGCTCGGCGATATCGGCGCCTCCTTCCTGAAGCGCCGGACCGGCCGCGAGCGCGGCGCGCCCTTCCCCGGCGTCGACCAGCTCGACTTTGTGGTCGGGGCGCTCCTGCTCGGGGCCGTGGCGGCGCCCTCGTGGTTTTTCGAGACCTTCACCCTGCCCGTCCTGGCGGTGGTGCTGGTCATCACGCCCGTGCTGCACGTAATAACCAATGCCATCGCGTACGTGCTCGGGCTGAAATCGGAGCCGTGGTGA
- a CDS encoding response regulator transcription factor: MTDGEDPVVLVVEDERDLADSFAALLDGDYSVRVAYDARAAVDLYDETVDVALLDRHMPGPSGDEVLQHIRDEPGDCGVGMLTAVDPAPDIADMAFDEYILKPASRNELTSLVESLLRRTTCDEALRRHYRLTNKIALLEEHLEPAELSASEEYQRLQAELADIDRTASEAVAELDSEDVGAILHSDSEP, encoded by the coding sequence ATGACCGACGGCGAGGATCCGGTCGTGCTGGTCGTTGAGGACGAACGCGACCTCGCTGATTCATTCGCCGCGTTGCTGGACGGCGACTACAGCGTCCGGGTCGCGTACGACGCCCGGGCTGCGGTCGACCTGTACGACGAAACCGTCGACGTCGCCCTGCTCGACCGGCACATGCCCGGTCCGTCCGGTGACGAGGTTCTTCAGCACATTCGCGACGAGCCGGGGGACTGCGGCGTGGGGATGCTCACGGCTGTCGACCCGGCCCCGGATATCGCCGATATGGCGTTCGACGAGTACATCCTCAAGCCCGCCAGCCGGAACGAACTAACGTCGCTCGTCGAATCCCTCCTGCGACGGACGACGTGTGATGAAGCGCTCCGACGACACTACCGGCTGACGAACAAGATTGCCTTGCTCGAGGAGCACCTCGAGCCCGCCGAACTGTCGGCCAGCGAAGAGTACCAGCGTCTGCAAGCGGAACTGGCCGACATCGACCGGACCGCCTCTGAGGCCGTCGCGGAGCTGGACTCCGAAGACGTCGGGGCCATCCTCCACTCCGATTCAGAACCGTGA
- a CDS encoding branched-chain amino acid transaminase produces MFEGVEEVWMDGEFVDFEDATTHVLSHALHYGTGVFEGVRCYDTAKGSAVFRWDEHLDRFYQSAKPYDMEIPFDRDELTEATLELIRREGLDSCYIRPLAFRGHGPLGVDPRGAPVSVTVAVWPWGAYLGEEALEEGVDVAVSSWRKHASSQIPTNSKTTGAYVNSVLASLEADSNGYVEAIVLNKEGNVAEGPGENLFLVRDGELYTTGLSESILDGITRQSVIEIAEDLGYEVHDTVSISRGELYTADELFFTGTAAEVTPIRSVDDNVIGEGTKGPVTDEIQTKFFEVIEDAPEAYADWFTPV; encoded by the coding sequence ATGTTCGAGGGCGTCGAGGAAGTCTGGATGGACGGCGAGTTCGTCGACTTCGAGGACGCGACCACGCACGTCCTCTCGCATGCCCTGCACTACGGGACCGGGGTCTTCGAGGGGGTCCGGTGTTACGACACCGCGAAGGGGTCGGCGGTCTTCCGGTGGGACGAGCACCTCGACCGGTTCTACCAGTCCGCCAAACCCTACGACATGGAGATCCCCTTCGACCGCGACGAACTCACGGAGGCGACCCTCGAGCTCATCCGCCGGGAGGGGCTCGATTCGTGTTACATCCGTCCGCTGGCCTTCCGGGGACACGGGCCGCTGGGCGTCGACCCGCGGGGCGCGCCGGTCAGCGTCACCGTCGCCGTCTGGCCGTGGGGCGCGTACCTCGGCGAGGAGGCCCTCGAGGAGGGGGTCGACGTCGCCGTCTCCTCCTGGCGGAAACACGCCTCCAGCCAGATCCCGACGAACTCCAAGACCACCGGCGCCTACGTCAACAGCGTGCTGGCCTCCCTGGAGGCGGATTCGAACGGCTACGTCGAAGCCATCGTCCTCAACAAGGAGGGCAACGTCGCCGAGGGGCCCGGCGAGAACCTCTTTCTGGTCCGGGACGGGGAGCTGTACACCACGGGTCTGTCGGAGTCGATCCTCGACGGGATCACCCGCCAGTCCGTCATCGAGATCGCCGAGGACCTCGGCTACGAGGTCCACGACACCGTCTCCATCTCCCGGGGCGAGCTGTACACCGCCGACGAGCTGTTCTTTACCGGGACCGCGGCGGAGGTGACGCCGATCCGCAGCGTCGACGACAACGTCATCGGCGAGGGGACGAAGGGGCCGGTCACCGACGAGATCCAGACGAAGTTCTTCGAGGTCATCGAGGACGCCCCGGAGGCTTACGCCGACTGGTTCACCCCGGTGTAG
- a CDS encoding DUF120 domain-containing protein codes for MPEQQRALGADGVLTLKHLALLGALDSQEKISCSGLGERLDASTQTASRRLQRLEEGGYLDRDVVGDGQWVEVTERGAQRLQAEYADYRQVFERDTGVTLSGTVTSGMGEGRHYITLEGYMRQFVEKLGYEPFAGTLNIDLTPDSVRKRARLSSFEPVTIEGWESDDRSYGPAYCYPATLEADAGTCTEAHVITPERTHHGDDHLEVIAPVRLRDDLELEDGDEVTVDVEG; via the coding sequence ATGCCAGAACAGCAGCGGGCGCTCGGGGCCGACGGGGTGCTCACGCTCAAACACCTCGCCCTGCTCGGCGCGCTCGACAGCCAGGAGAAGATCTCCTGTTCGGGGCTGGGCGAGCGGCTGGACGCCTCGACCCAGACCGCCTCGCGACGCCTCCAGCGCCTCGAGGAGGGCGGATACCTCGACCGCGACGTCGTCGGCGACGGGCAGTGGGTCGAGGTCACCGAGCGGGGAGCCCAGCGCCTCCAGGCCGAGTACGCCGACTACCGCCAGGTCTTCGAGCGCGACACCGGTGTCACGCTCTCGGGGACCGTCACCAGCGGGATGGGCGAGGGCCGTCACTACATTACCCTCGAGGGGTACATGCGCCAGTTCGTCGAGAAGCTGGGGTACGAGCCTTTCGCCGGCACGCTGAACATCGACCTCACGCCCGACAGCGTGCGCAAGCGCGCCCGGCTGAGCTCCTTCGAGCCAGTCACGATCGAGGGCTGGGAGAGCGACGACCGGTCCTACGGACCCGCCTACTGCTACCCCGCGACCCTCGAGGCCGACGCGGGCACCTGCACCGAGGCCCACGTGATCACGCCCGAGCGGACCCACCACGGCGACGACCACCTCGAGGTGATCGCGCCGGTGCGGCTCCGGGACGACCTCGAACTGGAGGACGGCGACGAGGTGACCGTCGATGTCGAAGGGTGA
- a CDS encoding DUF502 domain-containing protein: MAGWKRDFASGLVVLVPLLVVAFVVSWLYGQLATVPVAVDPPPLRVAVTLVVFVLLVFAIGYLMRTALGGVVEGVLDDVVNQIPGLRVVYNASKMAVETAVGGTDELQAPVKVETWDGLRMTAFKTGKKTDDGRELLFLPTAPNITTGFVVEVEPDRYEETGESVEDALTRVLSAGFGDTEERDVQELFEDD; encoded by the coding sequence ATGGCCGGCTGGAAACGCGACTTCGCCAGCGGACTGGTCGTCCTCGTCCCGCTTCTGGTGGTGGCCTTCGTCGTCAGCTGGCTGTACGGCCAGCTCGCGACCGTTCCGGTGGCCGTCGACCCGCCGCCGCTGCGGGTCGCGGTCACGCTCGTCGTCTTCGTCCTCCTGGTCTTCGCCATCGGCTACCTGATGCGGACCGCACTGGGGGGCGTGGTCGAGGGCGTCCTCGACGACGTAGTCAACCAGATCCCCGGCCTCCGCGTGGTCTACAACGCCTCGAAGATGGCCGTCGAGACGGCCGTCGGCGGCACCGACGAGCTCCAGGCCCCCGTCAAGGTCGAGACTTGGGACGGCCTCCGGATGACTGCCTTCAAAACCGGCAAGAAAACCGACGACGGCCGCGAACTCCTCTTTCTCCCGACGGCGCCCAACATCACGACCGGCTTCGTCGTCGAGGTCGAGCCCGACCGCTACGAGGAGACCGGCGAGTCCGTCGAGGACGCCCTGACGCGGGTGCTCAGCGCCGGCTTCGGCGACACCGAGGAGCGCGACGTCCAGGAACTCTTCGAAGACGACTAA
- a CDS encoding hybrid sensor histidine kinase/response regulator, with amino-acid sequence MTAVVRVLLVDDEPDLADVAATFLEREDERFTVDTATGAEEALSALTDREVDCIVSDYDMPGQNGIDLLESVREDYPDLPFVLFTGKGSEEVASDAISAGVTDYLQKETGTSQYAVLANRVGNVVEQYRSRRELEASQKRLSLFIEQSPLGVLEYDSDFEIVRVNEAGEEILGYSEAELRGETWEALVTEDSYDDVDEVTSALAAGEGGYHSVDENVRKDGERIVCEWHNRVVTDDGGEVVAVFSLFQDVTERERRQQKLDELQGRTQLLMETETVEETVRVATEAADDLIGAPLSGVHLLNDAGDALEPAAVVGGVYDAFDELPSYPMDGPEGSRAELVWDVFRSSEPRRIGDTETYEPLTEPTPARSVLLYPIEGHGVFVVSSDEPHAFTDTDETLSEILATTLTTALDRVEQANRRRESLRRLERLHDATLSLMQAEGDRAVADRAVEEAESVLGFPLAMVRLYDPDEDGLVPVASSDRVDEVFEDRPVFGPDDGSVSWEAFESGELTLLDDIGRHDRAVDAGTPLQSLMVVPVGERGLLSAGATEPATFDETDAFLAQILATAMEAAFERVDRRAELERKNDRLEEFANAVSHDLRNPLNVATARLELAADDCDSHHLGHASDALDRMETLIGDILTLARQGREAVDPEPVGLEGVVRQAWGDVATADAALTVRDTATIEADPSQLRQLVGNLLGNAVEHGSTSPRSQAPEDSADVTVRVGTLSDDEGFYVADDGPGIPAEEREAVFDAGYSTAEGGVGFGLAIVERVADAHGWEVRVTEGSDGGARFEVSSVAVVGD; translated from the coding sequence ATGACTGCTGTCGTCCGGGTGCTCCTCGTCGACGACGAACCCGACCTCGCCGACGTGGCGGCGACGTTCCTCGAGCGCGAGGACGAGCGGTTCACCGTCGATACGGCGACCGGCGCGGAGGAGGCGCTTTCGGCGCTTACCGACCGCGAGGTCGACTGTATCGTCTCCGATTACGACATGCCCGGGCAGAACGGCATCGACCTCCTCGAGTCCGTCCGCGAGGACTACCCCGACCTCCCGTTCGTCCTGTTCACCGGGAAGGGCAGCGAGGAGGTCGCGAGCGACGCCATCTCCGCGGGCGTCACCGACTACCTCCAGAAGGAGACCGGGACCAGCCAGTACGCGGTGCTCGCAAACCGGGTCGGGAACGTGGTCGAGCAGTACCGCTCCCGACGCGAACTCGAAGCCAGCCAGAAGCGGCTCTCGCTGTTCATCGAGCAGTCGCCACTCGGCGTGCTCGAGTACGACAGCGACTTCGAGATCGTCCGCGTCAACGAGGCCGGCGAGGAGATCCTCGGCTACTCGGAGGCGGAGCTCCGCGGGGAGACCTGGGAGGCGCTCGTCACGGAGGACAGCTACGACGACGTCGACGAGGTCACCTCCGCGCTGGCGGCGGGCGAGGGCGGCTACCACAGCGTCGACGAGAACGTCCGCAAGGACGGCGAGCGGATCGTCTGCGAGTGGCACAACCGCGTCGTCACCGACGACGGCGGCGAGGTCGTCGCGGTCTTCTCGCTGTTTCAGGACGTCACCGAACGCGAGCGGCGCCAGCAGAAGCTCGACGAACTCCAGGGGCGGACCCAGTTGCTCATGGAGACCGAGACTGTCGAGGAGACGGTCCGGGTCGCCACGGAGGCCGCCGACGACCTCATCGGTGCCCCGCTGAGCGGCGTCCACCTCCTGAACGACGCCGGCGACGCGCTCGAACCGGCTGCCGTCGTCGGTGGGGTCTACGACGCCTTCGACGAGCTGCCCTCCTACCCGATGGACGGCCCGGAGGGGTCCCGTGCCGAGCTCGTGTGGGACGTCTTCCGCAGCAGCGAGCCGCGACGGATCGGCGACACCGAAACCTACGAGCCGCTGACCGAGCCCACGCCCGCCCGGAGCGTGCTGCTGTACCCGATCGAGGGCCACGGCGTCTTCGTCGTCTCCTCCGACGAACCCCACGCCTTCACCGACACCGACGAGACGCTCAGCGAGATCCTGGCGACGACGCTCACCACCGCCCTGGACCGCGTCGAGCAGGCAAACCGGCGCCGGGAGAGCCTCCGCCGGCTCGAACGCCTCCACGACGCGACCCTCTCGCTGATGCAGGCCGAGGGAGACCGGGCCGTCGCCGACCGTGCCGTCGAGGAGGCCGAGAGCGTGCTGGGTTTTCCCCTGGCGATGGTCCGGCTGTACGACCCCGACGAGGACGGGCTCGTGCCGGTCGCATCCAGCGACCGGGTCGACGAGGTCTTCGAGGACCGCCCGGTCTTCGGCCCCGACGACGGCAGCGTCAGCTGGGAGGCCTTCGAGTCGGGGGAACTCACGCTGCTCGACGACATCGGCCGTCACGACCGCGCCGTCGACGCCGGGACGCCGCTCCAGAGCCTCATGGTCGTCCCGGTCGGGGAACGCGGGCTCCTGTCGGCGGGAGCCACCGAGCCCGCGACCTTCGACGAGACCGACGCCTTCCTCGCGCAGATCCTCGCCACCGCGATGGAGGCGGCGTTCGAGCGTGTCGACCGCCGGGCGGAACTCGAGCGCAAGAACGACCGGCTCGAGGAGTTCGCGAACGCCGTTTCACACGATCTGCGGAACCCGCTGAACGTCGCCACCGCCCGGCTCGAGCTCGCTGCTGACGACTGTGACAGCCACCACCTCGGGCACGCTTCCGACGCGCTGGACCGGATGGAGACGCTGATCGGCGACATCCTGACGCTGGCCAGGCAGGGCCGGGAAGCGGTCGACCCCGAACCGGTCGGCCTCGAGGGCGTGGTCCGGCAAGCCTGGGGAGACGTCGCGACCGCCGACGCCGCCCTGACAGTTCGGGATACCGCGACCATCGAGGCCGACCCGAGCCAGCTCAGGCAGCTCGTCGGGAATCTCCTGGGGAACGCCGTCGAGCATGGCTCGACGAGCCCCCGGTCGCAGGCTCCGGAGGACAGCGCGGACGTCACGGTCCGGGTCGGTACGCTTTCCGATGACGAGGGGTTCTACGTGGCGGACGACGGGCCGGGGATCCCCGCCGAGGAGCGCGAGGCGGTGTTCGACGCCGGATACTCGACCGCCGAGGGCGGAGTCGGCTTCGGGCTCGCCATCGTCGAGCGGGTGGCCGACGCCCACGGCTGGGAGGTCCGGGTGACGGAGGGGAGCGACGGCGGTGCGCGGTTCGAGGTCTCGAGCGTCGCGGTCGTCGGCGACTGA
- a CDS encoding DUF7504 family protein translates to MPNSTSGEGVSEVPSFDPGTNVLVVDERGEDALPFSLSHPDADGGVAVVTTDLPAASVVDIAPHHLADGARLEIVDCTGEPATVDTPNVTSLVSADQDLPSVGEATVETLQGAKTTPLTTVHLGSVSSLVAQSTVQQVYKLLYMVADQVRAHDLVAFYVWDGPSEAKTLRILGQTLDRRVSLDGRGEPTVRTSPEWSGDDG, encoded by the coding sequence ATGCCCAACTCGACGTCCGGAGAGGGGGTCTCGGAAGTCCCCTCGTTCGACCCCGGCACAAACGTCCTCGTCGTCGACGAGAGGGGCGAAGACGCACTGCCGTTCAGCCTCTCCCACCCGGATGCCGACGGCGGGGTCGCCGTCGTGACGACCGACCTCCCGGCTGCCTCCGTCGTCGACATTGCTCCACACCATCTCGCCGACGGCGCGCGCCTCGAAATCGTGGACTGTACTGGCGAGCCGGCAACGGTCGACACCCCCAACGTGACGTCCCTGGTTTCCGCCGACCAGGACCTCCCGTCGGTCGGAGAGGCGACCGTCGAGACCCTGCAGGGCGCGAAGACGACGCCACTGACGACCGTTCACCTCGGGTCGGTATCCAGTTTAGTGGCCCAGTCCACTGTCCAGCAGGTCTACAAGCTCCTGTACATGGTCGCGGACCAGGTGCGGGCTCACGACCTCGTGGCGTTTTACGTGTGGGATGGGCCGTCAGAAGCCAAGACACTCCGGATCCTTGGGCAGACACTCGACCGACGGGTTTCACTCGACGGGCGCGGCGAGCCAACCGTCCGCACCTCCCCCGAGTGGAGTGGGGACGATGGATGA
- a CDS encoding proline dehydrogenase family protein, which translates to MLPPVARRFVAGEEPATALEHARQLNDRSVGAIVNLLGEHYGDRGPADADAAAYRRLVEDVASADLRARLSVKPTQLGLAADEAVFRENLGTVIEHADDRGVFVWVDMEGPETVEATLSAYEEHARAGRDVGVCLQANLARTPDDIDRLADAGGVVRLVKGAYDPPTGEGYSGVEQVDEAYEACLERLFRTHDRVAVASHDPAMLARAATLHEAHGTPYEVQMLMGVRTDVQYDLASRRDVWQYVPYGRRWLSYFSRRVTERWENAAFAARALLGT; encoded by the coding sequence ATGCTGCCGCCCGTCGCCCGCCGGTTCGTCGCCGGCGAGGAGCCCGCCACCGCCCTCGAACACGCCCGCCAGCTCAACGACCGGTCGGTCGGCGCGATCGTGAACCTGCTCGGCGAGCACTACGGCGACCGCGGCCCGGCCGACGCCGACGCCGCCGCCTACCGCCGGCTCGTCGAGGACGTCGCGAGCGCGGACCTGCGGGCACGGCTCTCGGTCAAGCCCACACAGCTGGGGCTGGCGGCCGACGAGGCGGTCTTCCGGGAGAACCTCGGCACCGTCATCGAGCACGCCGACGACCGCGGCGTCTTCGTCTGGGTCGACATGGAGGGCCCGGAAACGGTGGAGGCGACGCTTTCGGCCTACGAGGAACACGCCCGCGCGGGCCGGGACGTCGGGGTGTGCCTGCAGGCGAACCTCGCGCGCACGCCCGACGATATCGACCGCCTGGCCGACGCTGGCGGCGTGGTCAGGCTCGTCAAGGGTGCCTACGACCCGCCGACAGGCGAGGGATACAGCGGGGTCGAGCAGGTCGACGAGGCCTACGAGGCGTGTCTGGAGCGGCTGTTCCGGACCCACGACCGGGTCGCCGTGGCCAGCCACGACCCGGCAATGCTCGCGCGCGCGGCGACGCTACACGAGGCCCACGGGACCCCCTACGAGGTGCAGATGCTGATGGGCGTCCGGACGGACGTCCAGTACGACCTGGCGAGCCGCCGCGACGTCTGGCAGTACGTCCCCTACGGCCGGCGGTGGCTCTCCTACTTCTCCCGGCGGGTGACCGAGCGGTGGGAGAACGCCGCCTTCGCAGCCCGGGCGCTGCTGGGGACCTGA